The proteins below come from a single Eubacterium limosum genomic window:
- a CDS encoding sugar O-acetyltransferase, with the protein MNLDTFLEHLNKGLTVDGGSEAHEFMHKVSQEALRITSALNNAYHSPEEIRELFSELTGKPVDASFGLFPPFYTDCGKNITVGKNVFINSGCRFQDQGGITIGDGALIGHNAVLATLNHDFSLEKRSSMHPAPVVIGKNVWLGANVTVVPGVTIGDNAVIAAGAVVTKDIPAGTIAAGVPAKVLRELSV; encoded by the coding sequence ATGAATCTCGACACATTTTTAGAACATTTAAATAAAGGCCTGACCGTTGACGGCGGGTCAGAAGCACATGAATTTATGCACAAGGTCAGCCAGGAGGCGCTTCGGATCACCAGCGCGCTCAACAATGCCTACCACAGCCCCGAGGAAATCCGGGAACTTTTTTCAGAATTGACCGGCAAGCCTGTGGACGCCTCCTTCGGCCTGTTCCCACCCTTTTACACAGACTGCGGTAAGAACATTACGGTGGGGAAAAATGTTTTTATCAACAGCGGCTGCCGTTTCCAGGACCAAGGCGGTATCACCATCGGTGACGGCGCGCTCATCGGTCATAACGCAGTGCTGGCCACCCTCAACCATGACTTTTCCCTTGAAAAACGAAGCTCCATGCATCCGGCGCCTGTGGTCATCGGCAAAAATGTCTGGCTGGGCGCAAATGTCACTGTGGTGCCTGGCGTGACCATCGGGGATAATGCAGTTATCGCCGCCGGAGCGGTGGTCACAAAGGACATCCCAGCGGGCACCATCGCCGCCGGAGTCCCCGCGAAGGTTCTCCGTGAGCTTAGCGTATAA
- a CDS encoding LysR family transcriptional regulator, giving the protein MELRVLRYFLAVAREETISGAAESLHVTQPTLSRQLMELEEQLGKKLFIRGSRRVTLTDEGAFLRKRAQEIVDLTDRTEADFKASDEIVGGDVYIGGGETDAMRIIAQVVGRTRRDYPHIRVHLFSGNADDVTERLDKGLLDFGILIEPGDITKYDYIRLPATDTWGLLMRRDSVLAAQPDIKAENLLEIPLLCSRQSLVRNELSGWFGSDSDKLNVVMTYNLIYNAAIMVQEGIGYALCLDKLVNTTGDSALCFRPLSPRLEAQLYVVWKKHPAFSRASEIFLKQLQAFLTEEDGK; this is encoded by the coding sequence ATGGAACTGAGGGTTTTACGCTATTTTCTGGCAGTTGCCAGAGAGGAAACGATCTCCGGAGCTGCGGAGTCACTGCATGTGACCCAGCCCACCCTCTCGCGCCAGCTTATGGAACTGGAGGAACAGCTGGGAAAAAAGCTTTTTATCCGGGGAAGCAGAAGGGTTACCCTGACCGACGAGGGGGCTTTCCTGCGCAAGCGCGCCCAGGAGATCGTGGACCTGACGGACCGCACCGAGGCTGATTTTAAAGCGTCCGATGAGATTGTCGGCGGCGATGTTTATATCGGCGGCGGAGAAACCGACGCCATGCGGATTATCGCCCAGGTGGTTGGCAGAACGCGGAGGGATTATCCCCATATCCGGGTACATCTCTTCAGCGGAAACGCCGACGATGTGACCGAACGTCTGGATAAGGGGCTGCTTGATTTTGGGATTTTAATCGAACCGGGAGACATTACAAAATACGATTATATACGCCTGCCTGCCACGGACACCTGGGGATTGCTGATGCGCAGGGACAGCGTTCTGGCGGCGCAGCCCGACATTAAGGCAGAAAACCTGCTGGAGATACCGCTGCTCTGCTCAAGGCAGTCGCTGGTGCGCAATGAGCTGTCCGGCTGGTTTGGCAGCGACTCAGACAAGCTGAACGTCGTGATGACCTATAACCTGATTTATAACGCGGCCATCATGGTGCAGGAAGGCATCGGCTATGCCCTGTGCCTTGATAAGCTGGTGAACACCACCGGCGACAGCGCTCTGTGCTTCAGGCCGCTGAGCCCCCGCCTCGAGGCACAGCTGTACGTTGTCTGGAAAAAGCATCCGGCGTTCTCAAGAGCTTCAGAAATTTTTCTGAAGCAGCTCCAGGCGTTTCTGACAGAGGAGGATGGCAAATAA
- a CDS encoding sulfite exporter TauE/SafE family protein, with the protein MLFKFIICFIAGIGAGLGTGFAGMSAAAVISPMLITFLGIPAYEAVGIALASDVLASAVSAYTYGKHKNLDIKNGLVMMAAVLCFTLVGSWISSLVPSTAMGGFSVFMTLLLGIKFIVKPVMATKDTMTGTSPKKRFVQSVVCGMAIGFICGFVGAGGGMMMLLILTSVLGYELKTAVGTSVFVMAFTAFTGAVSHFAIGGPPDVWSLVFCVLSTLLWARIAAKFANKASPIVLNRATGVVLSVLGVSIILVNFLK; encoded by the coding sequence ATGCTGTTTAAATTTATCATCTGTTTTATCGCCGGTATCGGCGCGGGACTGGGGACAGGCTTCGCGGGTATGAGCGCAGCTGCGGTGATCAGCCCGATGCTTATTACCTTCCTGGGTATCCCGGCCTATGAGGCTGTTGGCATTGCGCTTGCCAGCGATGTGCTGGCAAGCGCGGTCAGCGCCTATACCTACGGCAAGCACAAAAATCTGGATATTAAAAACGGACTGGTCATGATGGCAGCGGTTCTGTGCTTTACCCTGGTTGGAAGCTGGATCTCCAGCCTTGTCCCCAGCACTGCAATGGGCGGCTTTTCAGTTTTTATGACGCTGCTGCTGGGCATTAAGTTCATCGTAAAACCTGTGATGGCCACCAAGGACACCATGACCGGCACAAGCCCCAAAAAGCGCTTTGTGCAGTCTGTGGTCTGCGGCATGGCCATCGGCTTTATCTGCGGCTTTGTGGGCGCGGGCGGCGGCATGATGATGCTGCTGATCCTGACCAGTGTGCTGGGCTATGAGCTCAAAACAGCTGTCGGCACCAGTGTTTTTGTCATGGCCTTTACGGCCTTTACCGGCGCGGTCAGCCATTTTGCCATCGGCGGCCCACCGGATGTCTGGAGTCTTGTTTTCTGTGTTTTATCTACCCTGCTCTGGGCCAGAATTGCGGCCAAGTTTGCCAACAAGGCCAGCCCCATTGTGCTCAACCGGGCCACCGGCGTGGTACTCTCTGTCCTTGGGGTTTCCATTATCCTTGTAAATTTTCTGAAATAA
- a CDS encoding DUF1659 domain-containing protein: MAVTANVKSVGLKIVSNYGEENGKIVKKSKTYSDVKSDATNESIYNTYKLIKNMQEPIGESCTKTIAEELMDVA, from the coding sequence ATGGCAGTAACAGCAAATGTAAAGAGTGTCGGTTTGAAAATTGTATCAAACTATGGTGAAGAGAATGGAAAAATCGTTAAGAAGTCCAAGACCTACAGCGATGTCAAAAGCGATGCCACCAATGAGAGCATCTACAATACCTACAAGCTGATCAAGAACATGCAGGAACCCATCGGCGAGTCCTGTACCAAAACCATCGCCGAAGAGCTTATGGATGTGGCGTAA
- a CDS encoding DUF2922 domain-containing protein: MANVSKDLQLIYELANGKNYTLIIPDYKDGITDAEIATGANGILTEGIFAPDGQPLAALVSAVRIDTTKTEVALA, translated from the coding sequence ATGGCAAATGTTTCAAAAGATTTACAGTTGATTTATGAATTGGCTAACGGCAAAAATTATACCCTGATCATTCCGGATTACAAGGACGGCATCACCGATGCCGAGATCGCCACAGGCGCAAACGGTATTTTAACCGAGGGGATTTTTGCGCCCGACGGACAGCCCCTGGCGGCGCTGGTATCCGCGGTGCGTATCGACACCACCAAAACCGAAGTGGCTTTGGCTTAG
- a CDS encoding phage holin family protein, whose protein sequence is MREIIRGAAAVAGGTLSFLFGGLDDLLVVLTVLVCLDYVSGVIKGIYRHELSSAVGFYGILKKLMLFLVVSAAFMVQRIIMAELPIRDITVLFYISNEGISLVENAAEFIPIPDKLKAVLKEFTKDEKEKK, encoded by the coding sequence ATGAGGGAAATCATCCGGGGCGCCGCCGCTGTGGCAGGCGGCACCCTCTCCTTCCTGTTTGGGGGACTCGATGATTTATTGGTGGTACTCACGGTTTTAGTCTGTCTGGACTATGTGTCCGGCGTTATCAAGGGAATTTACAGGCATGAGCTTTCCAGCGCGGTGGGCTTTTACGGAATACTGAAAAAATTGATGCTATTTCTGGTGGTCAGCGCTGCATTCATGGTCCAGAGGATCATAATGGCCGAGCTGCCCATCCGGGATATCACCGTGCTTTTCTACATTTCCAATGAAGGCATCTCACTGGTCGAAAACGCCGCAGAATTTATTCCCATTCCTGATAAGCTTAAGGCCGTACTCAAGGAATTTACAAAGGATGAAAAGGAAAAGAAATGA
- a CDS encoding peptidoglycan-binding protein → MSILEVQRILSHLGYNPGEHDGLDGPNTQAAVKAFQRKAGIKADGIAGPVTRGHLAEAYKNSRASEHFAMSEYQCDCDGMYCGGFPELMEEALLAQVENLRNRLGRPVIITSGVRCTQRNHEVRGIEYSKHKIGCAADLYCPGVHYSEVAAVARELGLGVIEYPEQRFVHVEV, encoded by the coding sequence ATGAGTATTTTAGAGGTACAGAGAATTTTATCCCACCTGGGCTATAACCCGGGTGAGCACGATGGACTGGACGGCCCGAACACCCAGGCAGCCGTCAAAGCCTTTCAGCGAAAGGCTGGCATCAAGGCTGACGGTATTGCGGGACCGGTAACCCGGGGACATCTGGCAGAGGCCTATAAAAACAGCCGCGCCAGTGAACACTTTGCCATGAGCGAATACCAGTGTGACTGTGATGGCATGTACTGCGGCGGTTTCCCCGAGCTCATGGAGGAGGCCCTTCTGGCCCAGGTTGAAAACCTGAGAAACCGCCTCGGTCGCCCGGTCATCATCACCTCCGGCGTGCGCTGCACACAGCGCAACCATGAAGTGCGCGGTATCGAGTACTCCAAGCATAAGATCGGCTGCGCCGCAGACCTGTACTGCCCCGGCGTCCACTATTCCGAGGTGGCCGCTGTGGCCAGAGAGCTGGGGCTGGGTGTGATTGAATACCCTGAGCAGCGGTTTGTGCATGTGGAGGTATAG